In one Pelorhabdus rhamnosifermentans genomic region, the following are encoded:
- a CDS encoding amidohydrolase family protein: MSDNIMIMKGNIIFTPTMGQFKVLENSYIVVKKKQVIGTYGELPSEYNGLPITDYGDHLIVPGFVDLHSHAPQFVNRGLGLDLELLPWLKKYTFFAEARFEDVSYAEEVYKQVVLELWQQGTTRVVLFGTIHTEATMKLMELLAQAGLGGCVGKVNMDRNSPEFLIETTEQSIDDTETFIKNTLDKYERVKPIITPRFVPSCTPELMMGLARLAKKYQVPIQSHLSENLDEIALVKKLHPECCNYASVYQKFELFGQQPTIMAHCVHSDELEQKLMEENSIYVAHCPYSNNNLSSGIAPIRSMINQGIAVGLGSDVSAGHEVSIAKVMAMAVQVSKLKWLDTKKEDRFLTIPEAFYLATKGGGSFFGKVGSFEEGYEFDALIIAERSLADSNQRSVEERLNRFIYIGDERDIVARYVAGEKIDRPEF; this comes from the coding sequence ATGTCTGATAACATCATGATCATGAAAGGAAATATTATTTTTACCCCTACCATGGGACAGTTTAAAGTTCTAGAAAATAGTTATATTGTTGTTAAAAAAAAGCAAGTAATTGGAACTTATGGTGAGCTTCCGTCCGAATATAACGGATTGCCTATTACGGATTATGGAGATCATTTAATTGTCCCAGGGTTTGTTGATTTGCATTCCCATGCCCCACAGTTTGTCAATCGAGGGCTTGGTCTTGATTTGGAATTACTTCCTTGGTTGAAGAAATACACGTTTTTTGCTGAGGCTCGGTTTGAAGATGTTTCTTATGCCGAAGAAGTTTATAAACAAGTTGTTTTAGAATTGTGGCAGCAAGGCACGACGCGTGTAGTCTTGTTCGGTACTATCCATACAGAGGCAACCATGAAGTTAATGGAACTTCTTGCTCAGGCGGGTCTTGGTGGATGTGTTGGTAAAGTCAACATGGATCGAAATTCTCCTGAATTTTTAATTGAAACAACGGAACAATCTATTGATGATACTGAAACCTTTATTAAAAATACGCTTGATAAGTATGAACGGGTAAAGCCGATAATTACGCCAAGGTTTGTACCCTCCTGTACGCCGGAATTGATGATGGGTCTTGCTCGTTTGGCTAAAAAGTATCAGGTACCTATCCAATCCCATTTATCCGAGAATCTGGATGAAATTGCGCTGGTTAAAAAATTGCATCCTGAGTGTTGTAACTATGCGAGTGTTTATCAGAAATTTGAGTTATTTGGTCAACAGCCGACGATCATGGCGCACTGTGTTCATAGTGATGAGTTGGAACAAAAATTAATGGAAGAAAACAGCATATATGTAGCCCACTGTCCATATTCTAATAATAATCTATCAAGTGGGATTGCGCCCATTAGAAGCATGATCAATCAAGGCATCGCTGTTGGACTAGGTTCTGATGTATCTGCCGGACATGAGGTATCAATAGCAAAAGTGATGGCCATGGCTGTTCAGGTTTCTAAATTAAAATGGTTAGATACTAAAAAAGAAGACCGCTTTCTTACGATACCTGAGGCGTTTTATTTAGCTACTAAAGGTGGCGGAAGTTTTTTTGGCAAAGTGGGAAGCTTTGAAGAAGGCTATGAATTTGATGCATTAATTATTGCTGAAAGATCTTTAGCCGATTCAAATCAACGTTCTGTGGAAGAACGTTTAAATAGATTTATTTATATTGGTGATGAGCGAGATATTGTTGCAAGATATGTAGCGGGTGAAAAAATTGATCGGCCAGAATTTTAG
- a CDS encoding NCS2 family permease, producing the protein MSVNEGILERVFHLKAKNTDVRTEILAGLTTFVALAYIIFVNPNILADAGIPKEAAIASTICATAVATFLMSIWANFPIAVAPGMGLNAFFAYYVVGVLHLSWQVALGAVFFSGIFFLILTLGGIRQAIIRAVPMNLKSSIGVGIGLFIAFIGLKNAGIVVADKATFVTVGHLAAPAPFLACIGLIITAVLVAREIKGAILIGILVTTLMGMVAGVVQVPQGIGDIMSFHLPNMTPTFMELDIRGAWEFGIFSIVFTFTIVELFDNMGTLIGLTRKAKLMDDKGEIENLDRALTTDAIGTLMSAIFGTSTVTSYVESAAGIAEGGRTGLTGITITVLFLVSLIFAPLIGLVPGFATAPALILVGAMMMAEISNVSFDDITEAVPAFLTIIMMPLTYSIANGFAFGFVSYTFVKVLAGRYKDVSIVMWVVSLAFLVNFYMRLY; encoded by the coding sequence ATGTCAGTTAACGAGGGAATACTAGAACGCGTGTTCCATCTTAAAGCGAAGAATACTGATGTCAGAACAGAAATTTTGGCGGGACTGACAACTTTTGTAGCGTTAGCCTACATTATTTTTGTTAATCCTAACATTTTGGCTGATGCTGGTATTCCAAAAGAGGCCGCCATCGCCTCTACTATTTGCGCAACTGCTGTGGCGACATTTCTCATGTCAATTTGGGCCAATTTTCCGATTGCAGTGGCACCAGGCATGGGGCTCAACGCGTTCTTCGCTTATTATGTTGTGGGTGTTTTGCACTTATCGTGGCAGGTGGCTTTAGGTGCCGTATTTTTTTCCGGTATTTTCTTCTTGATTTTGACACTAGGGGGTATTCGTCAAGCGATTATTCGTGCCGTACCAATGAATTTGAAGAGTTCCATTGGCGTCGGAATCGGATTGTTTATTGCCTTTATCGGTTTAAAAAATGCGGGAATTGTTGTTGCAGATAAGGCTACTTTTGTTACTGTTGGGCATCTTGCTGCACCAGCACCTTTCTTGGCGTGTATCGGACTTATTATTACAGCTGTATTGGTTGCCCGTGAGATAAAAGGTGCTATCCTCATCGGTATTCTGGTTACAACGCTTATGGGGATGGTAGCCGGTGTTGTACAGGTGCCTCAAGGCATTGGCGATATTATGAGTTTTCATTTACCGAATATGACGCCTACTTTTATGGAATTGGATATTAGAGGTGCCTGGGAATTCGGCATCTTTTCTATCGTCTTTACGTTTACTATTGTTGAGCTCTTCGATAATATGGGTACACTGATTGGACTTACTCGAAAAGCTAAACTGATGGATGACAAAGGGGAAATAGAGAACCTGGATCGTGCCTTGACAACTGATGCGATTGGTACGTTAATGAGTGCGATATTTGGCACTTCGACTGTCACTTCTTACGTCGAAAGTGCCGCTGGTATTGCTGAAGGCGGCAGAACTGGTCTTACGGGTATTACTATTACGGTGCTCTTTCTTGTGTCGCTTATTTTTGCACCGCTCATTGGTTTGGTGCCGGGGTTTGCTACTGCGCCCGCGTTGATACTTGTTGGCGCGATGATGATGGCTGAAATTAGTAATGTATCATTTGATGATATAACAGAAGCTGTGCCGGCCTTTTTGACAATTATCATGATGCCACTTACTTACAGTATTGCCAATGGATTTGCTTTTGGATTTGTCAGCTATACCTTCGTTAAAGTTTTGGCAGGAAGGTACAAGGATGTTAGCATCGTTATGTGGGTAGTGAGTTTAGCTTTTCTTGTTAACTTTTATATGCGGCTATATTAA
- the ade gene encoding adenine deaminase translates to MMKPINDLVSVARGMLPADLVLKNAKVFNGFTGEFIAQDVAIVKGWIAGVGNYTGIEELDLAGKYITPGFIDGHVHIESSLVSPAEFARALVACGTTTVMADPHEIANVAGVDGIRYILAASEYLPLNVYIMLPSCVPTSRLENAGANLAATHLKEFIHHPRVLGLGEMMDYPGVLAQDSTVLEKIYLADGKIIDGHSPGLTDKDLTAYIAAGIRSDHECMKPAEALEKLAQGMFIMLREGSAAKNLLNLLPILNRYTARRCFFATDDRHPEDLITVGHINYMVKLASEAGTDLATVLQMATINTARYFHLDDVGAIAPGYHADILAFPDLSVWQPELVLKDGHIVAREGRTTVTVPKIDDTVVRDTVHLGRVEQGQLRIDAVSSWARVIGLVPYELITETLEMEMPVSDGELRIDAAEDLLKIAVFERHNRTGNVGVGILKGLGLRSGAIATTIAHDSHNLVVVGASDEDMIAAVQEINRVQGGITLVREGRVLGTLPLPLAGLMSDRNIYTVREELAALQQLARSLGVKECYDPFMTLAFLSLPVIPSLKLTDKGLVDVNQHRIVPVCISNEEQ, encoded by the coding sequence ATGATGAAACCAATCAATGATTTGGTGTCTGTGGCCCGCGGGATGCTTCCTGCCGACTTGGTGTTAAAAAACGCCAAGGTATTTAATGGGTTTACTGGTGAATTTATAGCTCAAGATGTGGCCATTGTCAAAGGCTGGATCGCTGGTGTCGGCAATTATACGGGTATTGAAGAGTTGGATTTGGCGGGAAAATACATTACACCTGGTTTTATTGATGGGCATGTCCATATTGAAAGCTCATTAGTCAGCCCGGCGGAATTTGCCAGGGCGCTCGTGGCATGCGGAACAACGACAGTGATGGCTGATCCGCATGAAATTGCTAATGTGGCGGGAGTCGATGGGATACGTTACATACTGGCGGCTTCGGAATATTTGCCTCTCAATGTTTATATCATGCTGCCTTCCTGTGTACCAACCAGTCGATTGGAAAATGCCGGTGCCAATTTAGCGGCAACCCATCTTAAGGAGTTTATTCATCATCCACGTGTGTTGGGGTTAGGAGAAATGATGGATTATCCGGGTGTGCTGGCCCAAGATTCAACAGTGCTGGAAAAGATTTATTTGGCTGATGGCAAAATTATTGACGGCCATTCGCCAGGTCTGACAGACAAAGATTTGACTGCCTATATTGCTGCGGGTATCCGTTCTGATCATGAGTGTATGAAACCAGCGGAGGCATTGGAAAAACTGGCCCAGGGGATGTTTATCATGCTCCGTGAAGGTTCGGCAGCTAAAAATCTGCTGAATTTACTACCGATCCTTAATCGATATACGGCGCGCCGCTGTTTTTTTGCGACAGACGACCGTCATCCAGAAGATCTGATTACTGTCGGACATATTAATTATATGGTGAAACTGGCTAGTGAAGCAGGGACAGACTTAGCAACAGTTCTTCAAATGGCAACAATTAATACGGCCCGCTATTTTCATCTCGATGATGTGGGAGCTATTGCCCCTGGTTACCATGCAGATATTTTGGCGTTTCCTGATTTGTCAGTCTGGCAGCCTGAGCTGGTATTAAAAGATGGCCACATTGTGGCACGCGAGGGGCGGACAACCGTGACTGTCCCCAAAATTGATGATACAGTGGTTCGGGATACGGTACATTTAGGCAGGGTAGAACAGGGGCAGCTGCGTATTGACGCTGTTTCGTCCTGGGCCAGAGTCATCGGCCTGGTACCTTATGAATTGATTACCGAGACGTTGGAAATGGAGATGCCTGTTTCAGATGGCGAATTACGGATTGACGCGGCGGAAGACTTATTAAAAATCGCTGTTTTTGAACGCCATAATAGGACAGGCAATGTTGGGGTGGGCATCTTAAAAGGGTTGGGTTTAAGAAGTGGTGCCATTGCGACTACGATTGCACATGATTCACACAATCTGGTTGTTGTCGGGGCGAGTGATGAAGATATGATTGCGGCTGTACAGGAAATCAATCGCGTGCAGGGCGGCATTACTCTTGTCAGGGAAGGGCGAGTATTGGGGACTCTGCCGCTACCACTGGCAGGATTAATGTCTGACAGGAATATTTACACGGTAAGAGAAGAGTTAGCTGCTTTGCAACAACTCGCCCGTAGTTTGGGCGTGAAAGAGTGTTATGATCCTTTCATGACCTTAGCCTTTCTCAGTCTTCCGGTGATTCCGTCGCTGAAACTGACTGACAAAGGGTTGGTAGATGTTAACCAACATCGGATTGTACCTGTATGTATTTCGAACGAGGAACAGTGA
- a CDS encoding YgeY family selenium metabolism-linked hydrolase: protein MKDNFQRVFELAQKYETDMTQFLRDMIAIPSESCGEQQVIQRIKREMKKVGFDKVEIDPMGNILGYLGHGRHVIAMDAHIDTVGIGNPANWGFDPYQGCEDQAVIGGRGASDQEGGMASMIYAGKIIKELGLEDDYTLVIVGSVQEEDCDGLCWQYILQEDKIKPEFVVLTEPTDGKIYRGHRGRMEIKVATKGVSCHGSAPERGDNAIYKMAPILTELRALHENLTEHTFLGKGTLTVSEVFFTSPSRCAVADGCWISIDRRLTAGETGEFAIKQIKNLPSVQAAKAEVSLYTYERPAYTGLVYPTECYFPTWLIEEDHPVCTLLMKAYEALFHAAPELDKWTFSTNGVSIMGRYGIPCIGFGPGHENQAHAPNEKTWKAELVRAAAMYAVIPQSYVSEYAKKMPKITENLMEF, encoded by the coding sequence TTGAAAGATAATTTTCAAAGAGTTTTTGAACTTGCCCAAAAATATGAAACGGATATGACGCAATTTTTGCGGGATATGATTGCCATCCCCAGCGAAAGCTGTGGCGAGCAACAAGTGATTCAAAGGATTAAACGGGAAATGAAAAAAGTGGGTTTTGATAAAGTTGAGATTGATCCGATGGGGAATATCCTGGGTTATCTGGGACATGGCAGACACGTAATCGCCATGGACGCTCATATTGACACAGTAGGTATTGGAAATCCCGCTAATTGGGGATTTGATCCTTATCAAGGGTGTGAGGATCAGGCTGTGATTGGAGGGCGTGGTGCCAGTGATCAAGAGGGCGGTATGGCTTCCATGATTTATGCCGGAAAAATTATTAAAGAACTGGGTTTGGAAGACGACTATACACTCGTTATTGTCGGCTCCGTGCAGGAAGAAGATTGTGATGGGCTATGTTGGCAGTATATTCTTCAGGAAGATAAGATTAAGCCGGAATTTGTTGTGCTGACGGAACCGACGGATGGCAAAATTTATCGCGGGCATCGCGGTCGCATGGAGATTAAAGTAGCGACGAAGGGTGTCAGTTGTCACGGTAGTGCGCCTGAGCGGGGCGACAATGCCATTTACAAAATGGCACCTATTTTAACGGAACTCCGTGCGCTGCATGAGAATCTGACTGAGCATACTTTTCTTGGCAAGGGGACACTTACTGTATCAGAAGTATTCTTTACTTCTCCCTCACGATGCGCTGTTGCGGATGGATGCTGGATTTCCATTGACAGGAGGCTTACGGCGGGAGAAACAGGCGAATTTGCTATCAAGCAGATCAAAAACCTGCCAAGCGTCCAAGCGGCTAAGGCTGAAGTGAGTCTGTATACTTATGAACGTCCGGCTTATACCGGGCTTGTTTATCCGACGGAATGCTATTTTCCAACCTGGTTGATTGAAGAAGACCATCCCGTATGCACACTACTGATGAAAGCTTACGAGGCGCTGTTCCATGCAGCTCCTGAATTAGATAAGTGGACCTTTTCAACAAATGGTGTTTCTATTATGGGACGTTATGGGATTCCTTGTATTGGCTTTGGACCGGGGCACGAAAATCAAGCGCATGCACCGAATGAAAAAACTTGGAAAGCGGAACTTGTCCGAGCAGCCGCTATGTACGCCGTCATTCCTCAATCTTATGTTAGCGAGTATGCGAAGAAAATGCCGAAGATTACGGAAAATCTGATGGAATTTTGA
- a CDS encoding ornithine carbamoyltransferase, which produces MQTVFRGRHFINLEDFTKEEVDSMLDVSFDLKKSFAMGVPTPYLLYQTMFLMFFEQSTRTRNSMEAGIAQLGGHANFLDASNMQVAHGETAKDTAIILSRFGHAIACRYCNWGYGNKYLNEMAQWSTKPIMNLQCDLYHPFQALADLMTLKEKIGSLKRTRISIIWAYAESHKKPISVPVSQLLLFPRYGMDVTLAHPKGWELPEWVIEQARANAFQYGGTVTVTDNEAQAYEGAHVIIPKNWGNWVTDQTGASLAGAAKVVDDKLMAQKSWKCTQAKIATADKNVLYMHALPADRNNEVEESVIDGPHSIVYDEAENRIHTAKAVMTLLMGGR; this is translated from the coding sequence ATGCAAACTGTATTTCGTGGCAGACATTTTATTAATTTAGAGGATTTTACAAAAGAAGAAGTTGACAGCATGCTTGACGTGTCGTTTGACCTCAAGAAAAGTTTTGCTATGGGTGTTCCCACCCCTTATTTACTCTATCAAACAATGTTTTTGATGTTTTTTGAGCAATCGACACGCACGCGAAATTCTATGGAAGCTGGTATTGCCCAGCTTGGTGGACATGCCAACTTTCTTGATGCAAGCAATATGCAAGTGGCTCATGGTGAAACAGCTAAAGATACGGCGATCATCTTATCACGATTTGGTCATGCCATTGCCTGTCGTTATTGCAATTGGGGGTATGGCAATAAATATTTGAATGAAATGGCCCAATGGTCAACCAAGCCTATTATGAATCTGCAATGCGATTTGTATCACCCTTTCCAGGCACTAGCCGATCTCATGACACTCAAAGAAAAAATTGGTTCGTTAAAGCGGACCAGAATATCGATTATCTGGGCTTATGCGGAGAGTCATAAAAAACCAATTTCAGTACCTGTTTCACAACTTTTGTTATTTCCTCGCTATGGTATGGATGTCACACTGGCCCATCCGAAAGGCTGGGAACTGCCTGAGTGGGTCATTGAGCAAGCGCGAGCGAATGCGTTTCAATATGGCGGCACTGTAACTGTAACGGACAATGAAGCGCAGGCCTATGAAGGGGCTCATGTGATCATTCCGAAAAATTGGGGCAACTGGGTTACGGATCAAACAGGTGCCAGCTTAGCTGGTGCTGCAAAAGTTGTTGATGATAAGCTTATGGCGCAGAAATCCTGGAAATGCACCCAGGCCAAAATTGCGACAGCTGATAAAAATGTGCTCTACATGCATGCACTTCCTGCTGACAGGAATAATGAAGTAGAAGAGTCTGTGATTGACGGCCCTCATTCGATTGTCTATGATGAAGCGGAAAATCGGATTCATACGGCTAAAGCTGTTATGACGCTGCTTATGGGTGGCAGATAA
- the hydA gene encoding dihydropyrimidinase encodes MGIVLQGGTVVTATDCYQGDVRLEGEKIAAIGSQVIQPDDEVISVNGCYLFPGGIDTHTHFDLNTGTTVTADDFSSGTAAAVLGGTTTILDFATQNKGETLQQAVENWQQKAVGKSYSDFGFHMAITDWHEQIEQEMFHLVHDEGISSFKLYLAYKGTLQVDDGVLFAALKRSPQIGALMAFHCENGDVISQLIKEKLAQGLVSPRYHPISHPAAAEQEAVARVLSLAEIARAPAYIVHVSCASALESIAAARNRGVEVYAESCPQYLLLHESCYETDDFTAAKYVMSPPLRLMSDTQALWTGLSRGAINTLGTDHCSFNYAGQKDLGIHDFSKIPNGIPGVENRLGLMYTYGVLTGKITLNQFVALIATNGAKLFGLFPQKGTIAPGSDADIVVWDPTYRGMIRQETLRQRVDYTPYERFAQTGKARHVFLRGRQVVVSGKLQEEPSGRYLFRKPFYSETVKN; translated from the coding sequence ATGGGAATTGTCTTACAAGGCGGGACAGTTGTAACTGCGACAGATTGTTATCAAGGCGATGTGAGACTAGAGGGTGAAAAAATTGCGGCCATCGGATCGCAGGTGATTCAACCGGACGATGAGGTTATTTCTGTAAACGGCTGTTATCTTTTTCCCGGTGGGATCGATACACATACGCATTTCGACTTAAATACAGGTACAACGGTGACAGCGGATGATTTTTCCAGTGGCACGGCGGCGGCTGTGCTTGGCGGAACAACGACGATTCTTGATTTTGCAACACAAAATAAGGGAGAGACATTACAGCAGGCCGTGGAAAATTGGCAGCAGAAAGCAGTCGGTAAGAGTTATAGCGATTTTGGTTTTCATATGGCCATTACAGACTGGCATGAGCAGATAGAGCAAGAAATGTTTCATTTAGTCCATGATGAGGGCATTTCATCCTTCAAATTATATTTGGCCTATAAAGGCACCCTTCAAGTCGATGATGGTGTGTTGTTTGCCGCATTAAAGCGCAGCCCCCAAATAGGTGCTTTGATGGCATTTCACTGTGAAAACGGCGATGTTATTAGTCAACTAATCAAGGAAAAACTCGCGCAAGGTCTGGTTTCTCCGCGCTATCATCCGATTAGCCATCCTGCTGCTGCGGAACAGGAAGCTGTAGCACGTGTGCTTTCCTTGGCAGAAATTGCGCGTGCTCCTGCTTATATTGTTCATGTAAGTTGCGCTAGTGCTTTAGAAAGCATTGCTGCTGCGCGAAATCGTGGTGTAGAAGTGTATGCAGAATCGTGTCCTCAATATTTGCTGCTTCATGAGTCTTGTTATGAGACAGACGATTTTACTGCGGCTAAATACGTTATGTCACCACCGCTGCGGTTGATGAGTGACACACAGGCGTTATGGACGGGACTGAGTCGTGGCGCAATTAATACACTGGGTACGGACCACTGTTCCTTTAATTATGCGGGACAAAAAGACTTGGGAATCCATGATTTTAGTAAAATTCCTAATGGCATACCAGGTGTGGAGAATCGCCTGGGATTGATGTATACTTATGGCGTTCTGACAGGGAAGATTACGTTGAATCAGTTTGTGGCATTAATAGCTACAAATGGGGCCAAACTATTTGGCCTGTTTCCGCAAAAAGGGACGATTGCACCAGGAAGTGATGCCGATATTGTTGTTTGGGACCCGACTTATCGTGGGATGATTCGTCAGGAAACCCTTCGGCAGCGCGTGGATTACACACCTTATGAAAGGTTTGCTCAGACAGGAAAGGCCCGTCATGTTTTTTTGCGCGGCAGACAAGTCGTCGTCAGTGGCAAGCTGCAAGAAGAACCTAGCGGGCGTTATTTGTTCCGCAAACCCTTTTACTCGGAGACTGTAAAAAATTAG
- the yqeB gene encoding selenium-dependent molybdenum cofactor biosynthesis protein YqeB, translating into MSRLILIKGAGDLATGIAHRLYRSGFLVVMTELAQPTVIRRPVAFAEAVYRGRTEVEGVTAVRTEMDGLAATFEQDAIPVVVDETGRCVQERNWAAVVDAILAKRNIATALTDAPLVVGVGPGFTVGKDVHFVVETKRGHDLGRVLLSGTAAPNTAIPGNIGGYTIERLLQSPCAGVFQGMKNIGDIVRKGEVVATVEKQPVPAKIGGVLRGLLRSGLTVQEGMKIGDIDPRSCREYCFTISDKARAVGGGVLEALLMSRLTGE; encoded by the coding sequence ATGAGTAGATTGATTTTAATCAAAGGAGCAGGTGATTTAGCCACAGGGATCGCCCATCGGCTTTATCGGTCGGGTTTTCTTGTTGTCATGACTGAGCTTGCTCAGCCCACTGTCATTCGGCGTCCCGTAGCTTTTGCTGAGGCTGTCTATCGAGGACGGACAGAGGTGGAAGGTGTTACAGCCGTGCGCACGGAAATGGATGGTCTTGCTGCCACGTTTGAACAGGACGCCATTCCTGTTGTTGTCGATGAAACAGGAAGGTGTGTGCAAGAAAGAAACTGGGCGGCTGTTGTGGATGCCATTCTCGCCAAGCGTAATATTGCGACGGCTTTGACAGATGCTCCGCTTGTTGTTGGCGTAGGGCCGGGATTTACCGTAGGGAAAGATGTGCATTTTGTTGTAGAGACCAAGCGCGGTCATGATTTGGGACGAGTACTTTTGTCAGGGACGGCTGCTCCCAATACAGCCATTCCTGGCAATATTGGTGGTTATACGATTGAACGGTTGCTCCAGTCACCTTGTGCAGGTGTTTTTCAAGGCATGAAGAATATTGGTGATATTGTAAGAAAAGGCGAAGTCGTTGCAACTGTGGAGAAGCAGCCTGTGCCTGCTAAGATTGGCGGTGTTTTAAGAGGGTTGCTTAGAAGTGGCCTGACCGTTCAGGAGGGGATGAAAATCGGGGATATTGATCCACGGAGTTGCCGGGAATACTGTTTTACTATTTCTGATAAGGCCCGAGCCGTTGGTGGCGGCGTGCTGGAAGCCTTGCTTATGAGTAGATTGACTGGCGAGTAG
- a CDS encoding XdhC family protein translates to MAQFEQLFEATQDHPEVQVLTLVRALPDQVQSVGEMLLLYPDGRSDGCLIDQNFTDEVLRHLQEQVWQGPRLLEFAEGKQQVFWDKWLDRRKAVVLGGGHISQPLVQFLAQLDFDVTVVDDRPDFANEARFPEAQRVVCNSFAQGITDLQSEMNDQTAVVIVTRGHRYDLECLRKILAIPVGYLGMIGSKRRVREIVHLLVEEGFSPALLQKVYAPIGIDLGGAMPAEIALSIAAEIIAVFNQGSLRFLTQTGKAEHHE, encoded by the coding sequence TTGGCGCAGTTTGAACAATTGTTTGAGGCAACCCAAGATCATCCGGAAGTGCAAGTTCTAACACTCGTGCGAGCCCTGCCTGACCAGGTTCAGTCTGTGGGGGAGATGCTGCTTCTTTATCCTGATGGGCGTAGCGACGGTTGTCTCATTGATCAAAATTTTACAGATGAAGTGTTGCGGCATCTTCAGGAACAGGTGTGGCAAGGTCCCCGTTTACTTGAATTTGCTGAAGGAAAACAGCAGGTCTTTTGGGACAAGTGGTTGGATCGGCGCAAAGCTGTTGTTCTTGGCGGCGGTCATATTAGTCAGCCCCTTGTGCAATTTTTAGCACAACTTGATTTTGATGTGACTGTTGTGGATGATCGACCTGATTTTGCCAATGAGGCGCGGTTCCCTGAGGCTCAGCGAGTTGTGTGCAATAGCTTTGCTCAAGGCATTACGGATTTGCAATCTGAAATGAATGACCAGACGGCTGTTGTCATTGTGACGCGCGGCCATCGCTATGATCTGGAATGTTTAAGAAAAATATTAGCCATCCCGGTTGGGTATCTCGGCATGATCGGCAGTAAGCGCCGGGTTCGGGAAATTGTCCACTTGCTTGTTGAAGAAGGCTTTTCACCTGCTTTGCTGCAAAAAGTTTATGCACCTATCGGCATTGATCTTGGCGGGGCAATGCCTGCCGAAATCGCACTAAGTATTGCTGCTGAAATTATTGCAGTCTTTAATCAGGGATCACTGCGATTTCTCACTCAAACAGGAAAGGCTGAACATCATGAATAA
- a CDS encoding XdhC family protein encodes MNKQVLEKVCELQKAGQKGALVTIIRTWGSTPRKAGSKMVVQPDGAMTGSIGGGCAEAAVRLQALSAMDEGRSFVYKVDMLQSVAADEGMVCGGVMDVFIQMI; translated from the coding sequence ATGAATAAACAAGTGCTTGAAAAGGTATGTGAGTTACAAAAAGCAGGCCAAAAAGGTGCATTAGTGACGATTATTCGGACCTGGGGTTCGACACCACGCAAGGCGGGCAGTAAAATGGTTGTCCAGCCTGACGGGGCTATGACCGGTTCCATTGGCGGCGGCTGCGCCGAAGCGGCAGTTCGTTTACAGGCGTTATCTGCCATGGATGAAGGGCGTTCTTTTGTTTATAAAGTGGATATGCTGCAGTCTGTTGCCGCTGATGAAGGTATGGTCTGTGGCGGTGTCATGGATGTATTTATTCAAATGATTTGA